In Haloterrigena turkmenica DSM 5511, a single genomic region encodes these proteins:
- a CDS encoding polysaccharide deacetylase family protein, whose product MNRRTYLAAAASAAGLGLAGCADSPALDEDEGNNDDSPPPSDPAANLPDAARTVDDFEDLEAWTVAGGTLTADPDRAAVGSQSAQLTVGKTEQMARLTRTFADPRDLTDVVPGVAVATDELVVPWLRLVDDEGAAVEYRRGIVGDLPLERYNFGVSEIDPAFDAASVRKVSLRLWTAEGERRTVWFDDLHFTPRPETGQVMIQFDDAHVTDYTEALPRLESYDYPATTFVNSGYIGGDDVGGDPRLTVDQLRELQDAGWCVANHAKNHPKLPELDSDEQETQIRAGKEWLVERGFEDGADYFAYPFGQYDATSIELVDEYHSIGFGGGPPAQGYTTNTKLASRIGNPSAERVRSALEHTVEQRGITGLFFHRLEDDHLEAFETMVETIHEYESKGELEVILPRHLEERFLF is encoded by the coding sequence ATGAACCGACGAACGTATCTCGCGGCAGCAGCGTCGGCAGCGGGGCTCGGACTGGCGGGCTGTGCCGACTCGCCCGCGCTCGACGAGGACGAAGGGAACAACGACGACTCGCCGCCGCCGAGCGATCCCGCCGCGAATCTCCCCGACGCCGCCAGAACCGTCGACGACTTCGAGGACCTCGAGGCGTGGACGGTCGCCGGCGGGACGCTTACGGCGGATCCGGACCGCGCCGCCGTCGGCTCGCAGAGCGCCCAGCTGACGGTTGGCAAGACCGAGCAAATGGCCAGACTCACGAGGACGTTCGCCGATCCTCGCGATCTCACCGACGTCGTTCCCGGCGTCGCCGTCGCGACGGACGAACTCGTCGTCCCGTGGCTTCGACTGGTCGACGACGAGGGAGCCGCCGTCGAGTACCGTCGCGGGATCGTCGGCGACCTCCCCCTCGAGCGGTACAACTTCGGCGTCAGCGAGATCGATCCGGCGTTCGACGCGGCGAGCGTCCGAAAAGTGTCCCTGCGGCTCTGGACGGCCGAGGGGGAGCGACGGACGGTCTGGTTCGACGACCTTCACTTCACGCCGCGGCCGGAGACGGGGCAGGTGATGATCCAGTTCGACGACGCACACGTCACCGATTACACGGAAGCGTTGCCGCGCCTCGAGTCGTACGACTATCCCGCGACGACGTTCGTCAACTCCGGGTACATCGGCGGCGACGACGTCGGCGGCGATCCCCGATTGACGGTCGACCAGCTCCGCGAACTCCAGGACGCCGGCTGGTGCGTCGCGAACCATGCGAAGAACCACCCGAAACTGCCCGAACTCGACAGCGACGAACAGGAAACTCAGATCCGGGCGGGCAAGGAGTGGCTCGTCGAGCGAGGGTTCGAGGACGGCGCCGACTACTTCGCCTACCCGTTCGGCCAGTACGACGCGACGTCGATCGAACTCGTCGACGAGTACCACTCGATCGGCTTCGGTGGCGGCCCGCCGGCCCAGGGTTATACGACGAATACGAAACTGGCCTCCAGAATCGGCAACCCCAGCGCCGAACGCGTCCGAAGCGCGCTCGAACACACCGTCGAACAGCGCGGGATCACCGGTCTCTTCTTCCACCGCCTCGAGGACGACCACCTCGAGGCCTTCGAGACGATGGTCGAAACGATCCACGAGTACGAGTCGAAGGGCGAACTCGAGGTGATTCTCCCCCGACATCTCGAGGAGCGGTTCCTGTTCTGA
- a CDS encoding DUF6149 family protein, with translation MKLRQNAKHFAYRKALETPGVRSVANAGLVRLHTKIFTGKADPAHAEERTAHLDGLFDATMDTYLRALQAGFSEAEAREITHIQANFDFYNHGWTEMMEIPVDELEAHYERYGDFFERWDITIDDPLGQFEPPEGIPEAPSTPERLDEPEHPHAEGGFADDVYVETEDGDLVVGSQDEPDDVDVSNAVDLEDEDIEAD, from the coding sequence ATGAAACTCCGTCAAAACGCGAAACACTTCGCCTATCGAAAGGCCCTCGAGACGCCGGGCGTCCGTTCGGTCGCCAACGCGGGGCTGGTCAGACTGCACACGAAGATATTCACCGGAAAGGCCGACCCCGCCCACGCGGAGGAGCGAACGGCCCACCTCGACGGCCTCTTCGACGCGACGATGGACACCTACCTGCGAGCGCTTCAGGCGGGGTTCTCCGAGGCCGAAGCCCGCGAGATCACCCACATTCAGGCCAACTTCGACTTCTACAACCACGGCTGGACCGAGATGATGGAGATCCCGGTCGACGAACTCGAGGCCCACTACGAGCGCTACGGCGACTTCTTCGAGCGGTGGGACATCACGATCGACGACCCGCTCGGCCAGTTCGAACCGCCCGAGGGGATTCCCGAGGCGCCCTCGACGCCCGAACGACTCGACGAGCCCGAACACCCCCACGCGGAGGGCGGGTTCGCCGACGACGTCTACGTCGAGACCGAGGACGGCGACCTCGTCGTGGGTAGCCAAGACGAGCCGGACGACGTCGACGTCTCGAACGCGGTCGATCTCGAGGACGAGGATATCGAGGCCGACTGA
- a CDS encoding MFS transporter gives MALDSNDRSIAGFTMAGHALVHWFETSIPIFLVVWLDTFDTGVALFGQVVALGYALFGIGALPSGILSDRYETKRLILACLAGMSGAFLILSFARSVYAIALALVLWGVAASIYHPAGLALISTGVEERGTVFAWHGIAGNAGIALGPFVTATLLVVFEWELVAALLAVPGVLAVLYGLSASFDPTAAVDDDVDASPDEALSVSELFAETRTLFASAFAIVFAIVMFEGLYYRGMLTYLPEILHGLEAMASFAVPASLEGIEPADYIYVGLLVVGMAGQYAGGKLTDRVAPARGMIAIFAVLAVLAVAFVPVTGMGVVAIAALCGAFGFFLFSIQPFYQNAVAVYTPADSRGLSYGYTYLGEFGFGSASIAIGGFVLGGFSLAAFFALIAGFALVGGLLAGGLLVGSGRLATDAREIEAEADD, from the coding sequence ATGGCACTCGATAGCAATGACCGATCGATCGCCGGCTTCACCATGGCCGGCCACGCGCTCGTCCACTGGTTCGAGACGTCGATCCCGATCTTTCTGGTCGTCTGGCTCGATACGTTCGACACCGGCGTCGCCCTGTTCGGACAGGTCGTCGCGCTCGGCTACGCGCTCTTCGGGATCGGCGCGCTGCCGAGCGGCATCCTCTCGGATCGATACGAGACCAAGCGGCTCATCCTGGCCTGTCTCGCGGGAATGAGCGGGGCCTTCCTCATCCTCTCGTTCGCGAGGTCGGTCTACGCGATCGCCCTCGCCCTCGTCCTGTGGGGAGTCGCCGCCAGTATCTACCACCCCGCCGGGCTGGCGCTCATCAGCACCGGCGTCGAGGAGCGGGGCACCGTCTTCGCCTGGCACGGGATCGCCGGCAACGCCGGCATCGCCCTGGGCCCGTTCGTCACGGCGACGCTGCTCGTCGTCTTCGAGTGGGAGCTCGTCGCAGCGCTGCTGGCCGTCCCCGGCGTTCTCGCGGTGCTGTACGGCCTCAGCGCGTCGTTCGATCCGACCGCAGCCGTCGACGACGACGTCGACGCCAGCCCCGACGAGGCGCTGTCCGTCTCGGAACTGTTCGCGGAGACGCGAACGCTGTTCGCGAGCGCCTTCGCCATCGTCTTCGCCATCGTGATGTTCGAGGGGCTGTACTACCGCGGGATGTTGACCTACCTGCCCGAGATCCTCCACGGTCTCGAGGCGATGGCCAGCTTCGCCGTCCCCGCGAGCCTCGAAGGGATCGAGCCGGCCGATTACATCTACGTGGGGCTGTTGGTCGTCGGAATGGCGGGCCAGTACGCCGGCGGGAAACTGACCGACCGCGTGGCACCGGCCCGTGGCATGATTGCCATCTTCGCCGTCCTCGCGGTGCTGGCCGTCGCGTTCGTTCCCGTCACCGGCATGGGCGTGGTCGCGATCGCAGCCCTCTGTGGCGCCTTCGGATTCTTCCTGTTCTCGATCCAGCCGTTCTACCAGAACGCCGTCGCGGTCTACACGCCCGCGGACAGTCGCGGACTCTCCTACGGCTACACCTACCTCGGCGAGTTCGGCTTCGGATCGGCGAGCATCGCCATCGGCGGCTTCGTCCTCGGCGGCTTCTCGCTCGCGGCGTTCTTCGCGTTGATCGCCGGCTTCGCCCTCGTCGGCGGCCTGCTCGCGGGCGGCCTGCTGGTCGGTAGCGGGCGGCTCGCGACCGACGCGAGGGAAATCGAAGCCGAAGCGGACGATTGA
- a CDS encoding NAD(P)/FAD-dependent oxidoreductase, producing the protein MTHYVIIGDGISGSSAAETLREEDPEATITVITDEGEPLYNRILIKEHAKGKLPEAPISIHEEEWYEERDIELSLNTHVTSVDTDERIVHTYDSGEIEYDKLLVATGGTPTQLPVENSDADGVHHFWTFQDARGIREHAEQSDRGVIVGAGLLGIDFAAVCGAQGIEADYLMRGDRWWRYALSADGAEIMHEGMREVGVEPVFDSGVDRFEVDDDGHVTAAVDPNGDRYDCDFAGVAIGLTFNTEFLRGAGLEQNNGLVVDEYMQTNVDDVYAAGDITRFYDVLLGDQAQNGSWGSAKEQGRVAAVNMAADDEEEEFEWVSSYSITHFDFPFLSFGHPTLGDEHAERKYSDTEWRRIAFKDGKIVGGVLIGDLSPQSKFKQLMREQRDVADQAEVLLEKQVDLDELAPAQEQ; encoded by the coding sequence ATGACCCATTACGTGATCATCGGTGACGGAATCTCCGGCAGCTCGGCTGCCGAGACCCTCCGGGAGGAGGATCCGGAGGCGACGATTACCGTCATCACCGATGAGGGGGAGCCACTGTATAACCGCATTCTCATTAAGGAACACGCGAAGGGGAAACTGCCAGAAGCTCCCATCTCGATTCACGAGGAAGAGTGGTACGAGGAGCGCGATATCGAGCTCTCGTTGAACACCCACGTCACGAGCGTCGACACGGACGAGCGGATCGTCCACACCTACGACAGTGGCGAGATCGAGTACGACAAGCTCCTGGTCGCGACCGGCGGGACGCCGACGCAGCTCCCGGTCGAAAACAGCGACGCCGACGGCGTCCACCACTTCTGGACGTTTCAGGACGCCCGCGGGATCCGCGAGCACGCCGAGCAGTCCGATCGGGGCGTCATCGTCGGCGCCGGCCTGCTGGGAATCGACTTCGCGGCCGTCTGTGGCGCGCAGGGTATCGAAGCCGACTACCTGATGCGCGGCGACCGCTGGTGGCGCTACGCGCTCTCGGCCGACGGCGCCGAGATCATGCACGAGGGCATGCGCGAGGTCGGCGTCGAACCGGTCTTCGACAGCGGCGTCGACCGCTTCGAGGTCGACGACGACGGACACGTCACCGCCGCGGTCGACCCCAACGGCGACCGCTACGACTGCGACTTCGCCGGTGTCGCCATCGGGCTGACATTCAACACCGAGTTCCTCCGGGGAGCCGGTCTCGAGCAGAACAACGGGCTCGTCGTCGACGAGTACATGCAGACTAACGTCGACGACGTCTACGCCGCCGGCGACATCACGCGCTTCTACGACGTCCTGCTCGGCGATCAGGCCCAGAACGGCTCGTGGGGCTCGGCCAAGGAACAAGGTCGGGTCGCCGCGGTCAACATGGCCGCCGACGACGAGGAAGAAGAGTTCGAGTGGGTCTCCTCGTACTCCATCACGCACTTCGACTTCCCCTTCCTCTCCTTCGGCCACCCGACACTCGGCGACGAACACGCCGAGCGCAAGTACAGCGACACCGAGTGGCGACGCATCGCCTTCAAGGACGGCAAGATCGTCGGCGGGGTCCTCATCGGCGATCTCTCGCCCCAGAGCAAGTTCAAACAGCTGATGCGCGAACAGCGTGACGTCGCCGACCAGGCCGAGGTCCTCCTCGAGAAGCAGGTCGATCTGGACGAGCTCGCGCCGGCACAGGAACAGTAG